The nucleotide window TAGAGGTGGAAAAACGGGGCGGGTTGCTTAACGTGTCAAGCCGGTGAGACTGGCTTAATGTTGTTTTTAGTATAATTAAGAAAATTATAAtcttattttttaaacaaaaacagTTTAACAAGTTTATAGACTTCACCAATAAAGCATAACCTACGTCAAACCATTTACGTTTAAATGGGTTGAAATTGCCACTTTTATTTCTTATCCtccaaaaaataaaaatgaagatattTTCATTACAGTTATGCTAATCACATTCTGAATTACAGAAATCTATCACAAAACGGGTTGAAATTGCCACTTCTATTTCTTATCCTTTAAATCTTTGACTTAAAAGTTTGACCCATCTGAAAAGACAACCCAAATCAACTCATTCGTAAGTAATGGGCTCACAACTACTGTTTCTAAACAAAATAATATTGAGACCATTTTCTACAATTAATACTGATTACTGCGACATTACACAAAGGTTTCATCTTCTGAGGGTGGCACAATTTGTGTTTAAGGCTACAAAGTGAAGCAAAGCAATGCAGACATTCTTGAAGCCGTTTTTGGGAAATACTGGGACATAGCAGCTGATTGTATATTCGAAACATCTTTTATGAGGCCATCGATCCTAGAGGTTGTTTGTGAAGTTGTAAGAAGAATTTAAACCAATGAAGTTGTTGAGAAAATGGAAGATACAGAGCGCCTGGTGTCAGATGCAGCCATTCGCAAAAAGACGGAGTGTTCGGAAAGGTCAAATAAGCTCAGGGAAACAATAAAACAATTCCTTTTGGTTAAAATAGGGGTCCGGAAGGATTTAAAAGAGATGGATGCCGAGTGCGTGGCTGCTCTAGAACGGGTCGGGCAGACTGAAATGTTGGTGGATGAGCTCGCTATTGATGAGAAGAATTTGGATGACAAGCTGGTGGAATGTAAAGCTAAACTAAACAGTCTTGACTCGTTGGTACGACAACCCCTTTTATAGGTTAATTAAGACGAGTTAAGTTTTAAGGATGTAGCTTTTCCTATAACACTTAAGATTAACTTGTTAAAGATCACAAGACTATGGACTTATTTAGAGTGATGACACACTTATTATCTATCCTCTCTAATAAAGGAATAAAAACTTGGACACGTGTCACTCTCACAGACAACCCCAACCTTTTTTTTCCCGCCCATTACCCACATAACCCACTTGGTTATATCGATCATTTTTTTTACCCGGAAACAAAACACAAGAACATTTCCTACCCTTTCTTCTAGACCCTTTCTTAACTAAACCCTAATTTTATTCCAGCCGCACACACATTCACCCTCTCTTCTCTCTGTACTCTCCATTGAAACACATCTCAATCACCTAAAAGACAAATACCCCCTAACGATTCATTGAGGTATCATCCTTCAAACCTTTTACGTCATCCTTCCTTTGCTAATCTGCTAATAATCTTCTATTTGAAACCCTAGCgcgcgcgcacacacacacactctctcgaCTTTCTTCGGCCATGTCATCCCGGCGGCTCATCGCCAACCTCATCTGCTCCAACCTCCATTGTTCCCCGTCCGGATCTCCGTTCACTCACCCATAGATAAACAGAGAGAGAAACAAACCCACCcccaaaaatcattccttttgaAGATCTTGATCGACAAAAACGGTGTGTGTTGTTGGTGTGTGTAAACTACAATTGGGTTTGCCATTGTTACCGGTAAAGAATCAAGATTTTTACAAATatgcaaaagaaaagaaaagatggAGGAAGTTCGATAAAGCTCCTGATCCTTATAAGCTCCCTACGGTGATCatctttaacttttttttaatataagTAATGATTCTTGAATGGTGTAATGGTGTAACTAGGGTTTaagtggttttttttttaatcctaATTTGTTAGTTAGATTTATCGTTTGAAATGttattgtttgtttgttgttaagCTAATATTAAAGATTTGTTTTGCTAaaagttttttgatttttttgggtAAAATTTGATTATGGTTCCTCTTTTTTAAATTAAGATTGCTGTTTAAAAGTTTAGTCATTGTAAAAGTTGCCAATTTGGGTAGATCATTGTGAAACTGTGCTATTTTATGATTTTAGATGTTAAAGATGTTAATTGCAACGTTTGATTTCTTTGTGCTAATGTGTGGATTTGTTGTTTAATGTTAGTTCAGAAAAGCAATAAGTAATTCGAGTCCTGTAAGAACAGTTTGGTCCATCAAAGGTGTTATTGGTTGATTTAGGAATGATTATATGAATGAgttgttattttatttaaagtggatgttaaacaatatttttatataaagtgGTTGTTAAATAATCAGCACAATTGAGCGTTTCCTTAGGctgggttttaaaaagcgcgTTACTCTTATCACAAAATAAATACAATAATATATTGGGGATCTTTAATCTTTAATGTTTAATTTAATGAACCAATTCTTGGGTAATCGCAGGTcatatttatttgttatttttcTCTAGACTTATTAATAATATTTGTTATTTTCCCTATAGTAAttcttgaaattcttgaaatttgAATTGTTATTTTGATAAATTATAAAATTTTGTGGGTTACCAAAATTATGTTCCCAATATATTTGGTAACGTGGAATCTTATATTTCTAGAAAACTAGAAAATGCCATATTTATCATTCTGATTTTGTATTTTGTCATAATTTACTACATTTTGTGATGCAGTCATCGATTCTAAAGATGCAGTCATCGATTCTACCGAGAGGCCACAATTGCCGCGAGCAAACATATTAATGACGAGGAACGCGTTTTTGTTATGCTACTGATACTTGTACTTGCTCTGCTATTCTGCCCCATCCTCCTGGCTGAGGAAGAGTTACGGGCGCGTAAAACAAAAAAATACGCTGATGGGGGACGGGCATACTATGTGTAATGCTTCACTCATTTACgataaataataaagaaaaaggCCATTCCATTTCGACAAAAGACCCACACCCAAGTTCCATAGCTTTTGGTCCGCTATCCCGATCATGATTTTCCTACCCCCAGAGGGAAAGGCCCTTCCCTTTTGGGCCGGTTGTGGGCGAGGAGGGATTCGAACCCCCGACACCGTGGTTCGTAGCCACGTGCTCTAATCCTCTGAGCTACAGGCCCCACTGCGTCTCCACTGGATCTGTTCCCGGAAGTACCCTCAAAAAAAGGAACCTTTGCTCTCCTTCCAAAATTTTTGGTAATAACCTGGCCAATCATGTTTTTAATGTCGGATTGACCACGTTCTAAGGTAACTTCTCTTTTTagagtgtttttttaattttagacgGCTGAGATTTGATCTCAGCATGCACAAATCAGGATTAGTTTTCTTAGAAACAGTTTCTATTAACGCGGGTTAACAAAATAACTTCCTATATTTTTGGAATTTGAAATCATTCAGTTtttaaaagacaactataaaaaCCATCAAACACCACCTCTTATCTAATCTGCTACTACAACCTTTTCTCCTCTTTAAGCCAGATTGCTACTGGTAAGTTCTTTGTATAAATTCTTATGTTATTTGTTCACTATCATCGTATATAACACTTTCATTCATACTTCGTGTTTGTTTTATGTTATGTTGACGTTCATTAGACTTAATTTTTCATTCGATTCACCATGATTTTCTACTTTATTACAGGTTTGATTATGGAACCTATGGATATCACCTTTCTGAACCACCTTGATGTTTCACACGACAACTACACACTCAAAGTTCGCATTATCAAACTATGGAGGCAACCTTCGTTTAAGGTCCCTGGGGAAACATATGCAATCGAAATGATCCTTATGGATGAGGAGGTATTTTACATATATTCAGAccaatatatattaattaatatacatttttagggttttaatgtttttatttgttcaagtttttaggttttttttaaattttcgtTAACCTTAACATCGTTACATTTTATTTACTGTATTGATATCTTAAAGTTTTTTAATGTTCAGACGAGATTTACTGTATTCACTGTATGATATCTTTGGTATATTATTCTTTATTATTTGTTTCAGGGCAATAAGATCCAAGCAACTGTAATGAACAAGTACTTCGTTAAGTTTGAAAAGCTGCTGGAAGAGAATGTTTGTCTACTGATCAAGAAACCCTCCTTAGGTGACAATACGTCATCATACAAGTGTGTGGATCATCCACATAAACTTTTTCTGAATTTCGACTCTACAGTTAAAAAATGCAATGATTTCGTGGGACCTATACATGGGTTCTCATTCACTGCCTTTGATCAGCTTCGTGGCAACCTCATTCCTGACGATTCAACTGTTGGTTAGTACACATCATGATACATGATCTTTTATTTCCGCTTTATTTTTGTATTATATCAAGTTGTGTTTATCAAATTCTACTAACTGCAAATTTACTTTAGTATTTGGTTTAGATCTCATTGGCTATGTTCATACCTATTTTGAGATTGAAGAATTCAAACGGAAAAATGGCAAACTATCTAAAAAGATGAACCTTCAGTTACATGATTTAGAGCGAGTCACTTTTTAAATTccatattcttttttattatatattgttATGTTATGCACTATTTAAGTTATCAAATTTTTCTAGAGCCCGTAACATTTTTGTTACCTTATTCGATTCCTATGCTGAAAAAATGTGGAATTACCTTTCTAAGAAGGAGGATGGTGTTCTTGCTGTTATTATCTTGCAGTTTGGaagatataagtttttgagaGGTTTTTTAGTCTCCCTTTTTATTCATTTTTAAAAATGGTGTAACGTTTGCTGCTACTGATATTTAGCTTTAATATTTATTAACTCTTAAttttaatatatgttttattCAGGTCGTGCTTATGTCTCAACGTTTTACAGCGCTAGCAGTCTTTACATTGATGATGACATCGACGAGATTACGGTTTTCAAGAAAAAGTTCGATACTCTCTATTTTAGACAATTATTTTCAATGCATATTCCACGTTTTACACTTATTTGTTTTTACAATATAATTCTATATAGTTTTATCAACAGCTTGCTTGCCAAAGAGGGTGATGAAACTGCTTCAAGCCATCGTGTAACTTCTTCGCTAATGCTTCCCAATTGGCGCGATGATTTCTTGACGAAAACGGTTTATCATACTATGGCAGAAGTCAATGAAATTGATCAGGtactttctttttattttatttttatgtagATTGTTAACTATGAAAGAATAATAACTGCTTTCACGCCTCATATAGGTCACGACTGTTATTGTTGTTGGTACAATCAAGTGCATTACGCAGGGTATTGAGTGGTTATATAATGCTTGCAAGAAGTGCAACAAGAAGGTTATAACAAAGCACATTGCAAGTGAAATACCTGATGGGTCTGATCAGTTTGAGGAAAAACAAATACTTGAATGCACCAATCAGAGTTGCAATGAACAAGTTGTTTTTGCTATCCCaaggttttattttatttattgcTATGCTTATTAGTCATCTTTAGATTGTTACATTTTCATTTTCTatctttataatttttttttaaattttataggTTCAAAATCCCTTTAAGGGTACAAGATAAAACTGGAGTTTTGTCTTTGACTTTGTTTGACCGTGATGCCCAGAAAATTTTTAAGAAGTCTGCTAAGGAGTTGGTTGATAAAATTTTAGATGTATGGTTTTCTCATTGTGAAATTTCTAAATATTGTGATAGTTATTTCTAAATATTTTCATATTTATACATAGTTTataatttcatttttttacaGGGGGAAACTAACATCTTTCCAAATGAGTTCAAAGATTTGGTTGACAAAAAGTTTGCCTTCACGATCGATATAGCCAACTTCAATTTGAAAAACAATTACAAGTTTTTTACAGTGATCAAACTAACTGTGATCCAGCCATAATATCAGATCTCGAAAAGAAATCCAAAGTTGAGCAGGTAATTACTTTTAAAGTTATTTCGTTATCAAGTTTGCATCAATGTTTAACACATCCCTTTTTTTACAATGCAGCCTTCCAGCTTAGAGTCATTTGATGTTCATTGCACTGATTCTCAGTCCCAAGACATGGTTAATATCAAGGTATCACATATAATAGATCTTATCCATAAGGAAGATCCTGGGTCATCACATTATTTATTTCTTTGAAGTTAATAAAACTGTAGAAATGTATCATTTTTTTGTTATTCGTGGCTGCTATTTATTTTGTATTACTTACTTTCGAATATTATGTTTTCAGGATTCAATATCCGGTACCGGTGAGAATGAAACGCCTTTATCAGTTTTGGACATAAGCACCCGAAGGACTTTACTGCAAAATGAAAACACAAAAAAGACAAACATCTATGGCGAATTGAAGCGTAACTTGGTTGAGGTGTACGACCTTGACGAATCCCCCGGTCGATCAGCAACTAAACCCCGTCAAGATCCTACTGAAGGTCTGAAAGGAGATTCCGAGCCAACTCTCTTGGTTCCAAAGATCGAAAAATAATTATGTCTCCCAATTTTGAAGTTTTAAATTTGGTGGTTTTTTAAGTTATCATCGTATTTGTGTTTTCAAAGTTCTCGGATTTTAGTTGTTAATGTTGTTGACTATTTGGATTCTAAGTTTGTTTTTAATGAATAGcctttgttttcaaattttcagaTTTTAGGTATTGATGTTGACAGTTTGGATTAACTTTTGTTTTAATCAATGGTTTTCTATTACGTCAGTGTTTAAATATTTAACTATATAAATCATGTTGTAATTTGtctttattaaatattaaatatggtATAACTAATAATTGTTAATTTTACATCTAATAATAATTATATTCAcctttttaaataattatttataactACACCTAACAtcctttttaaattattttttatttataagtaCGCCTAACGTAcgataatattattatttgtatttCAGTTGCTTTGTATTTCAGTTACTTTGtctatgattttttttatatttgtttcaaatattttaatacatgtatTATCTATAAAtaagtaatttttttatttacaaaCAGTTATcttattaattattttttaacaTGTAAAAATTTATACACTTATATGTTTGAATTgaacatttaagaaaatataatttaaattaaatgaCATTAATGATCATCATTACTTTTGTACAGTTTATAATCGCAACATTCAACATGAGGAGGTTGCCGAAAGAAGAAAAGCAAGAAGACTGTATTTGAATAACAAAAAATTCAATAATATGCGAACCTCAGTTAATGGTCAACATTCTGTGTCGCCAGCCAATAATGTCAATGTATCAATGCATCACAAAGAGAATTTTAATTCAAATAAATCAGTTACAGGCCACCATCCATCATCCAGTATTGGTCTAACAAACATAAATGTTTCAATGCCGTTTAATTGCGTTAATTCAGGTAATTTTGTCACTTATTCAATTATTATATCAACCATGATTTTTATCTATACtttatttaattcatttttttcttaTAGGTGTGTTTAGTTGTAACAGTAAAGATAAAACATCATCAACTTCAAGTTTCATGAGAAGACCTTTATCTTCAATTCATATTACACCAAAAAGTACATTGACATTAAATCAAAATTCAACTTTGACAAGGTTATCATCTGGAAAGCGTAAATTCATAAGTAATCGTGGGACCGTAAGGCCTATACCTATGGTTGACTTGACAGCAAATGAGGATAACAAAGTTCCTGAAATCAACCAAGACACATTAATAGGCATATCAAAAGGTATCACGTAAACTTTTTTATGGGTctaattttttttcatttattcattTTTAGAAACTAATTATATAATGTCTTTCGTTTATGCAAAATAAAAAACAACAGATTACTTGGATCATGGTGACCAGATTATAGTATGTCAATTATGTCATGCTAAATTATGGAAATCTGAGGCAAATAGGGGACCAAAAAAGGCAAACAAATCAGACTTTTCGCTTTGTTGTGGCTATGGTAAAGTTGTGTTACCAGAACTAAAAGAACCTCCTCAAAATTATAAAGATCTATACTTTGGTGGAGATTCCAAAAGCAAGTTTTTCTTAAAAAATATCCGTCGCTATAATTCGATGTTCTCATTCACTATTCACTTCAATGGGAGGGAGAATTGACAGAACTGTCAATCGTGGAAACGCTCCATTCGTCTTCAGATTAAGTGGACAAAATTATCATACAATAGGAAGTCTTTTACCCCAGGAAGGTGAAGAGACAAAATTCAGCCAGTTGTATATATATGACACAGATAATGAAGTTTCCAACAGGCAAAGTGCTTTTGGGTATGTGTTTACCTTTTCTATGTCAATTCATATTTATGTTATTAATTACATTCTAAATATAAAGTCACTAATATAATTGccttcaaattgttataaaataacagtaattCAAGGAATTCGTCTTCATCAAATGAACAAGCTATTGATGTGGAAATTATAGAAGAACTAAAATGTATGTTAGATTCTCATAATGCGTTGGTTAAAAGTTATCGGATGGCTAGAGATTGTTTTAAACATAATCCTCATATTGATCTAAAGCTCCGTCTTATTGGTAAGAGATCGTAAGACGGAAGAACATACAACCTACCGGAAGCATCTGAAGTTGCTGCATTGGTTGTTGGAGACATAACTCAGGCTGTTGAAAATCGAGATATTGTTGTCAAAACTAAAACAGGGCGTATAGAGCGAATTAGTGAATTACATCCTTCTTATCTTGCTCTCCAATATCCTCTGTTATTTCCTTATGGGGATGATATGTATAGAGTTGACATTCCGCACAGAGGTGTTACACCCTCAAGTGATAGCAAACGGCCTATGTGTACAATGAGAGAATTTTTTGCTTATCGAATCCAGGACCGGTGAATACTTTCTCACTCCTTCATAATGCAAAACGGCTTTTCCAACAATTTGTGGTTGATGCATACACTATGATTGAGAGTGAAAGGTTGTTTTACATACGCAGACAACAAACTCATTTGAGATCAGATTCTTTTGAGAACATACGGAACGCAAATAATGAGGGAAACAAAGATATGTCGAAAATGGGCACTCGTGTCATACTTCCTTCTTCTTTCACTGGCGGTTCTCGCTATATGATGCAAAACTATTTAGATGCAATGGCTCTATGCAAATGGTTCGGCTATCCAGATTTCTTCATTACTATTACATGTAATCCAAAGTGGCCGGAAGTCAAAAGATTTTTGAAAGACACTATCATTAAACCTGAAGACAGGCCAGACATATTATGCAGAATTTTTAAAATGAAGCTTGATTCCATAATCAAAGACTTGAAAGACAATGAGTTACTTGGAAAAGTTAATGCAGGTATGTTTCCTTTCAAATACATATTTTTACTATTCGCAACTTATAACTGTTATGCGCTGTTATTtgaatactttttatttttgtttttgaaacattttaattttttattattcaatattttttatttataaataataatatttagtTTCTCATACTATGTAGTGGTTTATACCGTTGAATTTCAAAAACGTGGACTTCCTCATGCGCACATTTGTATATTTATGCATTCGAATAGCAAGATAGCGTTTGTTGATTATCTAGATCCAATCATTTCTGCTGAAATTCCTGATAAAAGTGAAGATCCCGAATTGTATAGACTTGTGGGAGAATTCATGATTCATGGTCCTTGTGGTGTTCACAATATGAATTGCCCATGCATGATCGACCGAAAATGTTCCAAAAAGTTTCCAAAGAAGTTCATTAATGATACATGCTTGGATAAAAAAGGCTTTCCATTATACTGTAGAAGAGATTTGGGTTCATTTGTTGAAAAATCTGGTGTCAAATTAGATAACAGGTATGTCGTTCCATATAATAAACTGCTCTTAAAAAGATACCAGGCACACATTAACGTTGAGTGGTGCAATCAAGTTGGTTCTATCAAATATTTGTTTAAGTACATTAACAAAGGTCCAGATAAAACAACTCTTAGAGTCGTGGAAAGTGACAATCAAGATGATCAGGAACCAGCAATAGATGAGATAAACCAGTATTATGATTGTAGATACATTTCTGCATGTGAATCATCATGGTGAATTTTTTCATATGATGTTCACTATAGGCATCCTTCAGTTATGCGACATCCTTTCCATCTACCTGGTCAACAAAATATAATTTACGGTGCAGACGATGACATTGATAATGTTCTCAACAAACCATCTGTTGCTTCTTCAATTTTCTTATCTTGGATAAAGTGTAACGAAAAATTGCCAGCAGCACGAGAACTCACGTACGTTGAGTTTCCTACAAAATTTGTTTATAAATTGAATACTCGGACTTGGGAACCAAGGCAAAGAGTTGGTTCAATGGTAGGATTCATTCTGTGTTCCCTTCTGCCGGTGAAGGATATTTTTTAAgaattttgttaaacaaagtaaaaggACCCAAATCATTTGAAGATATTCGAACAGTCAACGGACATGTATATCCTACATTTAGAGATGCATGTTATGCTCTTGGACTTTTGGACGATGACAACGAGTATATTGAAGCTATTAAGGAAGCAAATATTTATGGAAATGCTTATTATCTACGAACATTATTTGGAACAATGCTAATGTCTGGTAGTTTGTCTAGACCGGATTTTGTATGGGAAAATACATGGAAATATTTGTCAGATGAAATTATCTACAAACGAAAAAACGCTTTAGATGTTGATGGTACGCTTtcttttttcattttatcattatttaataattggttaatttctttaaaattattTATCACTAATTTTAATGATTGTTGAttcatttaattttattattgTATCTTTACACATTGTtataacttatatatatatatatatatatatatatatatatatatatattgtttacaTTTTACAGAATTACCGTATTCAGAATATCAAATCAAGAATTTGGCTTTGTTAGAAATCGAGAAATTCTTACTTCGTAATAACTCATCGCTGAGAAACTATACAACTATGCCTTATCCTGATGACGAGTCTATTTCTTCAGCAAacaatcgtttgattaacgaAGAGTTATCTTACGACCAAAGTACACTGGAAAATGAGTTAAATACTATGTTAATAGCTTTAACAGATGAACAACGACACGTTTTTGATGATATCATGGAAGTTGTTAGGCGAAACAAAGGAGGTGTTTTTTTTCTTTATGGATACGGTGGTACTGGTAAGACTTTTCTATGGAAGTCATTATCTGTAGCCATTCGAAGTAAAGGTGAAATTGTATTAAATGTTGCTTCAAGTGGTATTGCATCTTTGTTACCATCAGGAGGTAGAATAGCGCATTCTAGATTTGCCATTCCTTTGAATCTAAATGAGGATTCTCTTTGCCGAATTAAGCCTGGGACCGATATTGCACATCTATTACAAAAAACGCAACTTATTATTTGGGATGAAGCTCCGATGATTCACAAACATGCATTTGAAGCATTGGATAGAAGTTTAAAAGACATACTCAGTGATGATTCTTCAAATAACATAGATTTACCGTTTGGAGGAAAGGTAATTGTGTTTGGCGGTGACTTTCGACAGATTCTTCCGGTTATTCCTAATGGTTCTAGACAAGACATTGTTAATGCTTCATTAAGTTCATCGTACATTTGGAACAAATGCAAACTTCTTAAGCTAACAAAAAATATGAGATTAACCATCGGAAGTGACAAATCGGTTATTAAAAAGACCAAAGATTTTGCCAAATGGCTTCTGGATTTGGGAGAGGGAAAGGTTGGTGGAGCAAATGATGGTGATGCTGTAATCGATATACCTAAAGATATCTTGATTATTGATTCTATCAATCCGATTGATAGTTTAATAAACTTTGTGTATCCTtcaatccttgaaaatttcaaagaTCCAAATTTCTTTCAAGAAAGAGCAATTCTTGCTCCAAAAAATGAGATTGTGCATGAAATCAATGATAAGTGTTTCCTGGTGATCAAAAGGAGTATCTTAGTTCTGATTCAATATGCCAATCCGAGAATGTAAATGAGAATATACAACACAATGTATACCCTCCGGATGTTCTAAATGGTCTTAAACTTTCAGGGATGCCGAATCACAAGTTAGTTTTAAAAGTTGGTGTTCCGGTAATGCTTTTACGTAACATTGATCAGAAAAATGGCTTATGCAACGGGACTAGATTACAAGTCATTACACTCGGTGATCGTGTTACAGAAGCGAAGATCATTTCAGGAAGTAACATTGGAACACAGACTTTTATTCCAAGAATCAATTTGTCACCATCAGATAAACGAATTCCTTTCAAGCTACAAAGAAGACAGTTCCCACTTTGTGTTTGTTTCGCAATGACAATAAACAAGAGCCAGGGTCAATCATTATCAAAGGTTGGTTTATTTCTAAGGCAACCTGTATTCACTCACGGTCAACTCTACGTGGCACTCTCAAGAGTTAAAAGCATGGACGGTTTAAAAGTTCTAATCTTAGACAGTGAAGGAAaaattacaaataaaacaaccaaTGTTGTTTACAAAGAGATATTCTCAAATTTGTAGTTTTTCTTGGATTTTTTCTCACTCTGTCAATGTTTTCTTATCATATGTAACTTTGGAT belongs to Helianthus annuus cultivar XRQ/B chromosome 5, HanXRQr2.0-SUNRISE, whole genome shotgun sequence and includes:
- the LOC110940744 gene encoding uncharacterized protein LOC110940744 isoform X1 — translated: MEPMDITFLNHLDVSHDNYTLKVRIIKLWRQPSFKVPGETYAIEMILMDEEGNKIQATVMNKYFVKFEKLLEENVCLLIKKPSLGDNTSSYKCVDHPHKLFLNFDSTVKKCNDFVGPIHGFSFTAFDQLRGNLIPDDSTVGRAYVSTFYSASSLYIDDDIDEITVFKKNFINSLLAKEGDETASSHRVTSSLMLPNWRDDFLTKTVYHTMAEVNEIDQVTTVIVVGTIKCITQGIEWLYNACKKCNKKVITKHIASEIPDGSDQFEEKQILECTNQSCNEQVVFAIPRFKIPLRVQDKTGVLSLTLFDRDAQKIFKKSAKELVDKILDGETNIFPNEFKDLVDKKFAFTIDIANFNLKNNYKFFTVIKLTVIQP
- the LOC110940744 gene encoding uncharacterized protein LOC110940744 isoform X2; this encodes MEPMDITFLNHLDVSHDNYTLKVRIIKLWRQPSFKVPGETYAIEMILMDEEGNKIQATVMNKYFVKFEKLLEENVCLLIKKPSLGDNTSSYKCVDHPHKLFLNFDSTVKKCNDFVGPIHGFSFTAFDQLRGNLIPDDSTVGRAYVSTFYSASSLYIDDDIDEITVFKKNLLAKEGDETASSHRVTSSLMLPNWRDDFLTKTVYHTMAEVNEIDQVTTVIVVGTIKCITQGIEWLYNACKKCNKKVITKHIASEIPDGSDQFEEKQILECTNQSCNEQVVFAIPRFKIPLRVQDKTGVLSLTLFDRDAQKIFKKSAKELVDKILDGETNIFPNEFKDLVDKKFAFTIDIANFNLKNNYKFFTVIKLTVIQP
- the LOC110940744 gene encoding uncharacterized protein LOC110940744 isoform X4, with translation MISWDLYMGSHSLPLISFVATSFLTIQLLKEDGVLAVIILQFGRYKFLRGRAYVSTFYSASSLYIDDDIDEITVFKKNLLAKEGDETASSHRVTSSLMLPNWRDDFLTKTVYHTMAEVNEIDQVTTVIVVGTIKCITQGIEWLYNACKKCNKKVITKHIASEIPDGSDQFEEKQILECTNQSCNEQVVFAIPRFKIPLRVQDKTGVLSLTLFDRDAQKIFKKSAKELVDKILDGETNIFPNEFKDLVDKKFAFTIDIANFNLKNNYKFFTVIKLTVIQP
- the LOC110940744 gene encoding uncharacterized protein LOC110940744 isoform X3; the encoded protein is MISWDLYMGSHSLPLISFVATSFLTIQLLKEDGVLAVIILQFGRYKFLRGRAYVSTFYSASSLYIDDDIDEITVFKKNFINSLLAKEGDETASSHRVTSSLMLPNWRDDFLTKTVYHTMAEVNEIDQVTTVIVVGTIKCITQGIEWLYNACKKCNKKVITKHIASEIPDGSDQFEEKQILECTNQSCNEQVVFAIPRFKIPLRVQDKTGVLSLTLFDRDAQKIFKKSAKELVDKILDGETNIFPNEFKDLVDKKFAFTIDIANFNLKNNYKFFTVIKLTVIQP
- the LOC110940744 gene encoding uncharacterized protein LOC110940744 isoform X5; this encodes MWNYLSKKEDGVLAVIILQFGRYKFLRGRAYVSTFYSASSLYIDDDIDEITVFKKNFINSLLAKEGDETASSHRVTSSLMLPNWRDDFLTKTVYHTMAEVNEIDQVTTVIVVGTIKCITQGIEWLYNACKKCNKKVITKHIASEIPDGSDQFEEKQILECTNQSCNEQVVFAIPRFKIPLRVQDKTGVLSLTLFDRDAQKIFKKSAKELVDKILDGETNIFPNEFKDLVDKKFAFTIDIANFNLKNNYKFFTVIKLTVIQP